CCAAGGCTGTATGCTGCACCATTAGCGCAATCAAGAACAAGCTTGACGCCGTTAAGGGTCATATGCTGCGGAAAGCTGTATTTGAGGTAAACAATGTAACGTCCTCGGGCATCTTCAATCTTATACGCGCGACCTAATTTTTCTGCATGCGGGTAATCCCACTCCGTATCCTTTGACGTGACCATTTTAGAAATTTCATCTTCCGCTTCATCAGGTAACTTATACCCGTTGGAATCAAAAAACTTAATTCCGTTATCCATAAACGGATTGTGCGAGGCTGAGATTACAATACCAAGGTCAGCGCGCATATTACGGGTCAAAAATGAAACTGCAGGGGTAGGCATAGGTCCAACCTGAAAAACATCCATCCCCATAGCGCAAAGGCCGGAAGTAAGTGCGGACTCAAGCATATAGCCTGAAAGACGGGTATCCTTGCCGATAATAACTTTATGCCGCTGTTTACCGTTTCTGAAATAAGAACCTGCGGCAAGGCCCATGCGTAATGCCACCTCGGCGGTCATGGGGAAAATATTAACCTGACCGCGCAAGCCGTCAGTCCCGAATAAACGTTTATTCATCCATCTCTCCAAAATAAATGGTCCGAAATCTAATTATCTTCAGGCACGGACCTTGATATCGTTACGGTTATTGCTTCAGGTTTCCGCTTTTTGACTATGCAGCCCTTGGGCAGCGTGACTTCAAAAGGTACGACATTTTTCCCGTCTGGAATAGTCGATTCTAAATCAATCGAAGCAGTAATCTCATCTCTGAATCCATTTTTTCTAAAAAAAGGCTTAGGCCCTTCTATAAGCAGCCTGACGTAATTCTGACTGGCGGTAAAGTCAATATCCTCAGGGCCCAAAATATAAAGCGGAACCTTCACCCACATTTTCCCGGTACGGACCGCAAAATCCAGGCTGACAGTGACCATACCGGGATTGGACTCAACAGTGACCGGCAACTGAAGGGGGACTTCCCCTTTCCATGAATCAGGCGAATCGGTATCCAGCATAATCGGCTGGGTCTTGACCTGATTAATTTTCTTAAGAACCGAAGCAGGTCCGCGCAGAGTTACCTCTTCCGGGTCACTTAATTTTTTCTGAAGGGTATAGTCACGGTGCAGCTCACCTTCCCATGCTGGAATGACCCGGACCTGTTTTTTAACAAACATATCCATGACCAGATTGATGTGCGAAGGGTTTATCTCCACAACTTCCAACGCACTGCCCAGACCTAAATTTTCCGGTACAATGGTAAGGGGGTTGTTCCCCACCACTAGGTGCCCTGTATCAAGTGAATATGCAATTTTCTTGGTATCTAAATTACGGATCAACCCTTTTGGACCGCGTATACGCACGGCAACTTTACTGATCATGCCGTCACGGATAATCATCCCCTGCGGGGGGTTGACAATTTCCAGGGGAAATTCCACCCATGTCTCAACCAGATCGCGCCCGGTAACTAGATACCAGGTCAAAAGGGCCATCATCAGGGCCATAGCCGCTATTTTCCAGTGCTGTATTTTCATGGCGATCATGTCAAAACGTTTTTAAGAACTCTTCTGAGCCGGATTATGTCAAGGCTTGTAGTCAGCTTACCACCAATTGCGGCAGACATGGTTCCACGCTCTTCAGAAACAACCAGCGCTATGGCATCAGTTTCCTCACTGATCCCAAGCGCAGCTCTATGCCGTGTCCCGATGGCGCTCTGTCTGGAGGTGACTTGCGCCAGCGGCAAAATACAGGAAGCCGCAACAATCTTATTGGACCTTATTACCACCGCTCCGTCATGAAGAGGTGTATCCGGCCAGAAAATATTGACTAATAACTGTTTGCTGACCTGCCCGTTTATTTCAACCCCTTTCTCCAGAATATCACCTAGCGGAACATTTTTCTGAATAACCAGCAGTGCTCCTATTTTCTGCCGGGCCATGGAATCCATTGCATCACAAATTTCATC
Above is a genomic segment from Maridesulfovibrio sp. containing:
- a CDS encoding CdaR family protein encodes the protein MKIQHWKIAAMALMMALLTWYLVTGRDLVETWVEFPLEIVNPPQGMIIRDGMISKVAVRIRGPKGLIRNLDTKKIAYSLDTGHLVVGNNPLTIVPENLGLGSALEVVEINPSHINLVMDMFVKKQVRVIPAWEGELHRDYTLQKKLSDPEEVTLRGPASVLKKINQVKTQPIMLDTDSPDSWKGEVPLQLPVTVESNPGMVTVSLDFAVRTGKMWVKVPLYILGPEDIDFTASQNYVRLLIEGPKPFFRKNGFRDEITASIDLESTIPDGKNVVPFEVTLPKGCIVKKRKPEAITVTISRSVPEDN
- the cdaA gene encoding diadenylate cyclase CdaA, translated to MFGFLGFQISWKELLDVGLVAIVYFYIILLVRGTRAAAVIWGLLLVLLVYYLSDVFGLYTLNWLLTNFLSSIFLVIIVLFQRDIRKGLAQMGAGRFWRKQDFELAVIDEICDAMDSMARQKIGALLVIQKNVPLGDILEKGVEINGQVSKQLLVNIFWPDTPLHDGAVVIRSNKIVAASCILPLAQVTSRQSAIGTRHRAALGISEETDAIALVVSEERGTMSAAIGGKLTTSLDIIRLRRVLKNVLT